One genomic segment of Stenotrophomonas sp. 704A1 includes these proteins:
- a CDS encoding TlpA family protein disulfide reductase, producing the protein MSSVGPVPMPVVLILICLLLAMAAARIGGRGKAEPGRPSASSLVLDMLLIGLLCGRLSFIATHFALYRDAPWGVLQIADGGYHVVVVVIAALAWGLWRLRGHRPLRLPVLGSALAGVLLWGLGSYGLASWQARQMPLPTLQVADLQGQAVDLQRFRGKPLVLNLWASWCGPCRREMPVLATAQQAHADVQFVFLNQGETLEEVQTFLANERLVLGNVLLDEPASASTTLGVQAFPSTLFFDPQGRLQELHLGELTQAGLEHKLRRLR; encoded by the coding sequence ATGTCGAGTGTGGGTCCGGTACCGATGCCGGTTGTGTTGATCCTGATCTGCCTGTTGCTGGCGATGGCTGCGGCGCGTATCGGGGGACGTGGGAAAGCGGAGCCGGGCCGTCCGTCCGCGTCTTCCCTGGTGCTGGACATGCTGCTGATCGGCCTGCTGTGTGGCCGGCTGTCTTTCATTGCGACCCATTTCGCGCTTTACCGCGATGCGCCGTGGGGTGTGCTGCAGATTGCCGATGGCGGCTATCACGTTGTGGTCGTGGTGATTGCTGCACTCGCGTGGGGTCTGTGGCGGCTGCGCGGCCACCGCCCGCTGCGGTTGCCGGTACTGGGCAGCGCGTTGGCCGGGGTGCTGCTGTGGGGACTGGGCAGCTACGGCCTGGCCAGCTGGCAGGCCCGGCAGATGCCGTTGCCGACGCTGCAGGTGGCCGACCTGCAGGGCCAGGCGGTCGATCTCCAGCGTTTCCGTGGCAAACCGCTGGTGTTGAATCTGTGGGCCAGCTGGTGCGGACCGTGCCGGAGGGAAATGCCGGTGCTGGCAACCGCACAGCAGGCGCATGCGGACGTCCAGTTCGTTTTCCTCAACCAGGGCGAGACCCTGGAAGAGGTCCAGACCTTTCTTGCAAATGAACGCCTGGTGCTGGGCAACGTGCTGCTGGATGAACCGGCAAGCGCGTCGACCACACTGGGTGTCCAGGCCTTCCCGTCCACGCTGTTCTTCGATCCACAGGGGCGGCTGCAGGAACTGCACCTGGGCGAGCTGACCCAGGCTGGCCTTGAACACAAACTGCGCCGGCTGCGGTAG
- a CDS encoding GlxA family transcriptional regulator, which produces MEGISNEGFVEVAVVEYPGGDPSAASVLAEMAHVANRLAQQQRRPFKRVLVTRWILPASNTGVHRIAGAEMLDAAIPAVIALPGQVSPGASLRTEEVLLDWLRAHYDGGSLLAAAGDGVSVLARAGLLAGRTVSGPELSRHPGLQVQAGSWTPSERALVDDGDLLTVGGVQAWRFLGLRLLYRLHGQGVASTVAQQLGIVVPVTIQQDLERFSANFAHGDRDVLKAQRWLHTTAARGATLGGICEISGLEPRTLQRRFLKATGLRPIEYCQRLRVAKAQTLLQQGASIDEVAWGVGYADQSAFRRLFLRIVGMTPANYRRHVSSKRRERPLMPAVAGSLRGLHAAPATQLGRNAA; this is translated from the coding sequence GTGGAGGGAATCAGCAACGAAGGATTCGTCGAGGTCGCGGTGGTCGAATATCCCGGGGGCGACCCGTCGGCGGCATCGGTCCTGGCCGAGATGGCTCACGTGGCCAACCGGCTGGCCCAGCAGCAGCGGCGCCCCTTCAAGCGGGTGCTGGTCACGCGCTGGATCCTGCCGGCCAGCAACACCGGTGTACATCGTATCGCCGGCGCCGAAATGCTCGATGCCGCCATTCCCGCGGTGATCGCGCTGCCGGGACAGGTCAGTCCCGGTGCATCGCTGCGCACCGAGGAGGTACTGCTGGACTGGCTGCGGGCGCATTACGACGGCGGCAGTCTGCTCGCGGCCGCAGGCGACGGGGTCAGTGTGCTGGCACGTGCCGGCCTGTTGGCCGGTCGCACCGTGTCGGGTCCCGAGCTCAGCCGTCACCCTGGCCTGCAGGTGCAGGCCGGCAGCTGGACGCCGAGCGAGCGGGCCCTGGTCGATGATGGCGATCTGCTTACCGTCGGCGGCGTGCAGGCCTGGCGCTTCCTCGGTCTGCGCCTGCTGTACCGGCTGCATGGCCAGGGTGTGGCCAGCACGGTGGCACAGCAACTGGGTATCGTGGTCCCGGTCACCATCCAGCAGGATCTGGAACGTTTCAGTGCCAATTTCGCCCACGGCGATCGCGATGTGCTGAAAGCCCAGCGCTGGCTGCACACCACGGCAGCGCGCGGGGCCACGCTCGGCGGGATCTGTGAAATCTCCGGTCTGGAGCCGAGGACGCTGCAGCGGCGCTTCCTGAAGGCCACCGGGCTGCGGCCCATCGAATACTGCCAGCGGCTGCGGGTGGCCAAGGCGCAGACCCTGCTGCAGCAGGGTGCCAGCATCGATGAGGTTGCCTGGGGCGTAGGGTACGCGGACCAGAGCGCGTTCCGCCGCCTGTTCCTGCGGATTGTCGGCATGACGCCGGCCAATTACCGCCGTCACGTCAGCAGCAAGCGCCGTGAACGTCCCTTGATGCCTGCCGTGGCGGGCAGCCTGCGTGGCCTGCATGCCGCGCCGGCCACGCAGCTGGGTCGAAACGCCGCTTGA
- a CDS encoding MerR family transcriptional regulator, with protein sequence MNIGQLARQAGVPIDTVRYYERQRLLPRAARSAGGYRIFGEQDLRRLRFIRRAKSLGFSLDEISELLALSDHPPQDMGSVRETARLRLQDIELRMSELQRMQAALSQLVDACPGHGALEQCPILAALTADAP encoded by the coding sequence GTGAACATTGGACAGTTGGCCCGCCAGGCAGGCGTGCCCATCGACACCGTCCGCTACTACGAGCGCCAGCGCCTGCTGCCAAGGGCCGCGCGCTCGGCGGGTGGCTACCGCATCTTCGGTGAACAAGACCTGCGCCGCCTGCGCTTCATCCGCCGCGCCAAGAGCCTGGGTTTCAGTCTCGATGAGATCAGCGAACTGCTCGCGCTCAGCGACCACCCGCCACAGGACATGGGCAGCGTGCGCGAGACGGCACGCCTCCGCCTGCAGGACATCGAACTGCGGATGTCGGAACTGCAGCGCATGCAGGCCGCGCTCTCGCAGCTGGTGGATGCCTGCCCCGGGCACGGCGCCCTCGAGCAGTGCCCGATCCTGGCCGCACTCACGGCTGACGCGCCCTGA